From Blastochloris viridis, one genomic window encodes:
- a CDS encoding ABC transporter permease — MTAVLPDRAERVAAAPAAEHRGPGGFAWIGLCAALIAGAPIGALGILALQGNAAHWLHLATAVVPYALHETAVLLGGVTVFVVVVGTGTAWLVTAYAFPGRRMLEVALLLPLAFPAYVMAYAWIDLMHPIGPLQSGLRALLGIERPAELRLPDLRSLPGAVLVFGLALYPYVYVAARAAFLARMTTLTEAARTLGAGPGRVFGRVALPLAWPAIAAGTSLVLMETLNDVGAAEFLGVTTLTTTVYSTWVNRSDLAGAAQIALAMLAIVLALVLAERTARGARSFAVGGGAQRALPPRRVDGIAGLGLLALGALVVALGFGLPTGHLAWQAALRLAEGHGGATLLPAIGNTLLVAVLATVAAVLTGLVLVEGRRLHPGSRLHAAVLRVATSGYAVPGTVLAVGLLVVLGGFDRAARAVVEFAGGAPTGLLVSASIGAVVLAYVVRFVRLAATQVETGLERIPPTLDQSARSLGRTPAGVMSAIHLPLLRASLAGAALLVFVDCMKELPATLLLRPLNFDTLATLLYGEAARGTYEDGAIAALLIVAIGLVPVAVLVRLGRPPATLEARP; from the coding sequence TTGACCGCGGTCCTGCCGGACAGGGCAGAACGGGTGGCCGCGGCGCCGGCGGCGGAGCATCGCGGCCCCGGCGGCTTCGCCTGGATCGGACTTTGTGCCGCGCTCATCGCCGGCGCGCCGATCGGCGCGCTCGGCATCCTCGCGCTCCAGGGCAACGCGGCGCACTGGCTCCACCTCGCGACGGCGGTGGTGCCCTATGCGCTGCACGAAACCGCCGTACTGCTCGGCGGGGTTACGGTGTTCGTGGTGGTGGTCGGCACCGGCACGGCCTGGCTGGTCACCGCCTACGCCTTTCCCGGCCGCCGCATGCTGGAGGTGGCGCTGCTGCTGCCGCTCGCATTCCCGGCCTATGTGATGGCCTATGCCTGGATCGACCTGATGCACCCGATCGGCCCGCTCCAGAGCGGGCTTCGGGCGCTGCTCGGCATCGAGCGGCCGGCGGAGCTGCGGCTGCCGGACCTGCGCTCGCTGCCGGGGGCGGTGCTCGTGTTCGGCCTTGCGCTCTACCCTTACGTCTATGTCGCGGCCCGTGCGGCGTTCCTGGCGCGGATGACGACGCTGACCGAGGCGGCGCGCACGCTCGGCGCCGGCCCGGGCCGGGTGTTCGGGCGCGTCGCGCTGCCGCTGGCTTGGCCGGCGATCGCGGCCGGCACCTCGCTCGTGCTGATGGAGACGTTGAACGACGTCGGCGCGGCCGAATTCCTCGGGGTCACGACGCTCACCACCACGGTCTACTCCACCTGGGTCAACCGGTCGGACCTCGCCGGCGCCGCCCAGATCGCGCTCGCCATGCTGGCGATCGTGCTGGCTCTGGTGCTGGCCGAGCGCACCGCACGCGGCGCCCGCAGCTTCGCCGTCGGTGGCGGCGCCCAGCGCGCCCTGCCGCCGCGCCGCGTCGACGGGATCGCCGGCCTTGGCCTGCTCGCGCTCGGCGCGCTGGTGGTGGCGCTCGGCTTCGGCCTGCCGACCGGGCATCTGGCTTGGCAGGCGGCACTGCGCCTCGCCGAAGGGCACGGCGGCGCCACGCTTTTGCCGGCGATCGGCAACACGCTGCTCGTGGCCGTGCTCGCAACGGTGGCGGCGGTGCTCACCGGGCTGGTGCTGGTCGAGGGCCGGCGTCTCCACCCCGGATCGCGGCTCCACGCCGCAGTGCTGCGGGTCGCCACCAGCGGCTATGCGGTGCCGGGCACCGTGCTCGCGGTCGGGCTCTTGGTGGTGCTCGGCGGCTTCGACCGCGCCGCCCGCGCCGTGGTGGAGTTCGCCGGCGGCGCGCCCACCGGCCTCCTGGTGTCGGCCTCGATCGGTGCCGTGGTGCTCGCTTATGTCGTGCGCTTCGTCCGGCTCGCCGCGACACAGGTCGAGACCGGGCTTGAGCGCATCCCGCCGACGCTCGACCAGTCGGCCCGCTCGCTCGGCCGCACCCCGGCGGGTGTGATGAGCGCGATCCATTTGCCGCTGCTGCGCGCCAGCCTGGCCGGCGCCGCGCTCTTGGTATTCGTCGACTGCATGAAGGAGCTGCCGGCGACGCTGCTGCTGCGCCCGCTCAATTTCGACACCCTCGCCACCTTGCTCTACGGCGAGGCGGCGCGCGGCACCTATGAGGACGGGGCGATCGCCGCGCTGCTGATCGTCGCCATCGGCCTGGTGCCGGTGGCGGTGCTGGTACGGCTCGGCCGGCCGCCCGCAACCCTGGAGGCGCGCCCATGA
- a CDS encoding response regulator — MPRPIVVPPDDAPHLLVVDDDARILALLQRYLTENGYRVTTVASAAEARAKLESLSFDLLVLDVMMPGESGLDLARGLRGRSDVPILMLTARTDPAERIAGLESGADDYLGKPFEPRELLLRIGAILKRISAPQSTTKPPEAVRFGDFVFMLDRGELKRGIEAVRITERERDMLRALARAPGETVPRTELAAPGVEASERAVDVQVNRLRRKIEDDPANPLFIQTVRGIGYRLVVAP; from the coding sequence ATGCCCCGCCCGATCGTGGTTCCGCCCGACGACGCCCCGCACCTGCTGGTGGTCGACGACGACGCCCGCATTCTGGCGCTTCTGCAGCGCTACCTCACCGAGAACGGTTACCGCGTCACCACCGTCGCCTCCGCCGCGGAGGCGCGCGCCAAGCTGGAGAGCCTGTCGTTCGACCTCCTGGTGCTCGACGTGATGATGCCCGGCGAATCCGGCCTCGACCTCGCCCGCGGCCTGCGCGGCCGCTCCGACGTGCCGATCCTGATGCTGACGGCGCGAACCGATCCGGCCGAGCGCATCGCCGGGCTGGAGTCGGGGGCGGACGACTATCTCGGCAAGCCGTTCGAGCCCCGCGAGCTTCTGCTGCGGATTGGCGCCATCCTGAAGCGGATCTCCGCGCCTCAGTCGACCACCAAGCCGCCCGAGGCGGTGCGGTTCGGCGATTTCGTGTTCATGCTCGACCGCGGCGAGCTCAAGCGCGGCATCGAGGCCGTCCGCATTACCGAGCGTGAGCGCGACATGCTGCGGGCGTTGGCGCGCGCGCCGGGCGAGACGGTGCCGCGCACTGAGCTGGCCGCGCCCGGCGTCGAAGCCAGCGAGCGCGCGGTCGACGTCCAGGTCAACCGGCTGCGCCGCAAGATCGAGGACGACCCGGCCAACCCGCTGTTCATCCAGACCGTGCGCGGCATCGGCTACCGGCTGGTGGTGGCGCCGTGA
- the pgsA gene encoding CDP-diacylglycerol--glycerol-3-phosphate 3-phosphatidyltransferase: MNHAAGSIVPPRSSHALSLPNVLTYGRIAAVPIVAALLFLSDILEFGVWLRWPAVTIFALAAITDYFDGYLARSWNQISKLGRMLDPIADKLLVSVCLLMLAADGTIRGWSIWGAIVILMREILVSGLREYLAAVQVPVPVSRLAKWKTVLQLIAIGFLVAGAAGDAVLPGNTLIGLGLLWVSAILTLYTGWDYFRAGVRHVLSD, from the coding sequence ATGAACCATGCTGCCGGCTCCATCGTTCCGCCCAGATCGTCGCACGCGCTGAGCCTTCCCAACGTGCTGACCTACGGCCGCATCGCGGCGGTGCCGATCGTCGCCGCGCTGCTGTTCCTGTCGGACATTCTCGAATTCGGGGTGTGGTTGCGCTGGCCGGCGGTGACGATTTTCGCACTGGCCGCCATCACCGACTATTTCGACGGCTATCTTGCCCGGTCCTGGAATCAGATCTCCAAGCTCGGCCGGATGCTCGACCCCATCGCCGACAAGCTGCTGGTGTCGGTGTGCCTGTTGATGCTGGCAGCCGACGGCACCATCCGCGGCTGGTCGATCTGGGGGGCGATCGTCATCCTGATGCGCGAGATTTTGGTGTCCGGACTGCGGGAATACCTCGCCGCCGTGCAGGTGCCGGTGCCGGTGTCGCGGCTGGCCAAGTGGAAGACGGTGCTGCAGCTCATCGCCATCGGCTTTCTGGTCGCCGGCGCCGCCGGCGACGCGGTTCTCCCCGGCAACACCCTGATCGGCCTCGGCTTATTGTGGGTGTCGGCCATCCTGACGCTCTACACCGGCTGGGACTATTTTCGGGCTGGCGTGCGCCACGTGCTGAGCGACTGA
- a CDS encoding carotenoid oxygenase family protein, translating into MTGVAKSGGVIGLGAERVRRALAIASALSHPQASLAWPQVQPRRVSQLAHRGTAFEGSWTTTDIEGTLPAELRGTLLRNGPGAKTVGGRDLQHYFDGDALVTALRFDGTSRVAARCRFVATPERAREQFAGRMLYHDFGTAAAARWAHGYKNAPSISLLPLPDRLLALSEADRPVALDPADLATRGTWDFGGTLRYGTSFTAHPKVDPATGAIYGYGIDIVGLRRVFNPLLKVFRIEPDGSRLSPLAAVPLAGFSPIHDMLITENHLVFVICPLTVGLFGLLARRWAVADAIAYDPGRPLRIVVVRKDGTAPPIEMASAPPVLIFHHVNAYETDGGRRIVFHSMAHDNAASLDVMGAWAAPSPPALPRQWVTRFELDLVEKRVVCRRNLTDGVPGDFPCIDARRVSSPVRFVHALESPPASDDPLDFNWLACWDLEAGTVRRLEAGRGRTLGEPVFVPHPDGRDEHEGWLLLLGYDARRDETFLDVRAAVTLEFQARVWLGRYLPLGFHGTFSPAPAAPG; encoded by the coding sequence ATGACCGGTGTGGCGAAGTCCGGTGGGGTCATCGGCCTTGGCGCGGAGCGGGTGCGGCGGGCGCTCGCCATCGCCTCCGCCCTCAGCCATCCCCAGGCGTCGCTGGCGTGGCCGCAGGTGCAGCCCCGCCGGGTCAGCCAGCTCGCCCACCGCGGCACCGCCTTCGAGGGCAGCTGGACGACCACCGACATCGAGGGCACGCTGCCCGCTGAGCTGCGCGGAACGCTGTTGCGCAACGGCCCCGGCGCCAAGACGGTCGGCGGGCGCGACCTGCAGCACTACTTCGACGGCGACGCGCTGGTTACCGCGCTCAGGTTCGACGGCACCAGTCGCGTCGCCGCGCGCTGCCGATTCGTGGCGACGCCGGAGCGAGCCAGGGAGCAGTTCGCCGGCCGCATGCTCTACCACGACTTCGGTACCGCGGCCGCGGCGCGCTGGGCGCACGGCTACAAGAACGCGCCTTCGATCAGCCTGTTGCCGCTGCCGGACCGGCTGCTGGCATTGTCGGAGGCCGACCGCCCGGTCGCGCTCGATCCGGCTGACCTCGCCACCCGCGGCACCTGGGATTTCGGCGGCACGTTGCGCTACGGCACCTCGTTCACCGCCCATCCCAAGGTTGACCCCGCCACCGGCGCGATCTACGGCTACGGCATCGACATCGTCGGCCTCCGCCGGGTGTTCAACCCGCTGCTGAAGGTGTTCCGGATCGAGCCGGACGGCAGCCGGCTCAGCCCGCTGGCCGCGGTGCCGCTGGCGGGATTCTCGCCCATCCACGACATGCTGATCACCGAGAACCACTTGGTGTTCGTGATCTGCCCGCTCACGGTCGGCCTGTTCGGCCTGCTGGCGCGGCGGTGGGCGGTGGCGGACGCCATCGCCTACGACCCCGGCCGGCCGCTGCGCATCGTCGTCGTCCGCAAAGACGGCACCGCGCCGCCGATCGAGATGGCCAGCGCGCCGCCGGTGCTGATCTTCCACCACGTCAACGCATACGAGACCGACGGCGGCCGCCGCATCGTGTTTCACTCGATGGCTCACGACAACGCCGCGAGTCTCGACGTCATGGGGGCGTGGGCCGCGCCGTCGCCGCCCGCTCTGCCGCGGCAGTGGGTGACGCGGTTCGAGCTCGACCTGGTCGAAAAGCGGGTGGTTTGCCGCCGTAACCTGACCGATGGCGTGCCGGGCGACTTTCCCTGCATCGACGCCCGGCGGGTATCCTCGCCGGTGCGCTTCGTCCACGCGCTGGAATCGCCGCCGGCCTCGGACGATCCGCTCGATTTCAACTGGCTGGCGTGCTGGGACCTTGAGGCCGGCACGGTGAGGCGGCTGGAGGCCGGCCGCGGCCGCACCCTCGGCGAGCCGGTGTTCGTGCCCCACCCCGACGGCCGCGACGAGCACGAGGGCTGGCTGCTGCTGCTCGGCTACGATGCGCGGCGTGACGAAACCTTCCTCGACGTCCGCGCCGCGGTCACCCTCGAATTCCAGGCTCGGGTGTGGCTCGGCCGCTACCTGCCGCTCGGCTTCCACGGCACCTTCTCGCCGGCGCCGGCCGCGCCGGGCTGA
- a CDS encoding MarR family winged helix-turn-helix transcriptional regulator, with translation MADINFVAERSSPAGSASETVTGPDEPYYDLIEMLFFAYRAFVGDADGMLARYGFGRAHHRALHFVARHPGITVAELLDILKITKQSLGRVLRELVETGYVIQREGHADRRQRLLYLTDKGAKLAADVASVQTGRLMRALADSGETRDGAYRLLLGLVDTDQRREVERLIARGNSNRRDRHK, from the coding sequence ATGGCTGACATAAATTTCGTCGCCGAGCGGAGCAGCCCTGCCGGTTCTGCATCCGAAACCGTGACCGGGCCGGACGAGCCGTACTACGACCTGATCGAGATGCTGTTCTTCGCCTACCGCGCCTTCGTCGGCGACGCCGACGGCATGCTGGCGCGCTACGGCTTCGGCCGCGCCCACCACCGCGCGCTGCACTTTGTCGCCCGGCACCCGGGAATCACCGTTGCCGAGCTGCTCGACATCCTCAAGATCACCAAGCAGAGCCTCGGCCGGGTGCTGCGCGAACTGGTGGAAACCGGCTACGTCATCCAGCGCGAGGGCCACGCCGACCGCCGCCAGCGGCTGCTCTACCTCACCGACAAGGGCGCCAAGCTCGCCGCCGACGTCGCCAGCGTACAGACCGGCCGGCTGATGCGGGCACTGGCCGACTCGGGCGAAACCCGCGACGGCGCCTATCGCCTGCTGCTGGGGCTCGTCGACACCGACCAGCGCCGCGAGGTCGAACGGCTGATCGCCCGCGGTAACAGCAACCGCCGCGACCGGCACAAATAG
- the moaD gene encoding molybdopterin converting factor subunit 1: MATGGPLKLVYFAWVRERIGTAEETVDLPAAVATVDDLVAWLRTQGAGYTAAFATPSAVRAAIDRVHAKPDAPLAGAREVAFFPPMTGG; encoded by the coding sequence ATGGCCACCGGCGGCCCGCTCAAGCTGGTCTATTTCGCCTGGGTCCGTGAGCGTATCGGCACCGCCGAGGAGACCGTGGACCTGCCGGCCGCTGTCGCCACCGTCGACGATTTGGTGGCGTGGCTGCGGACACAGGGCGCGGGTTACACCGCAGCGTTCGCGACCCCGTCGGCAGTGCGGGCGGCAATCGACCGCGTCCACGCCAAGCCCGACGCGCCGCTGGCCGGTGCCCGCGAGGTGGCGTTCTTTCCGCCGATGACCGGCGGCTGA
- a CDS encoding extracellular solute-binding protein, whose product MTKVWYRLTAIVLATGALSAHGIAAEVNVYTTREPGLFAPLAADFTARTGIKVNTVFVKDGLAERVAAEGAGSPADLLMTVDIGNLVELVDKGVTRPVTSPALAAAVPAHLRAADGAWYALSLRARLVWADKSLGLTSVSYDDLADPKWKGKVCIRSGQHPYNVALVAAMIAHVGEAKTEEWLTGLKANLAKKPGGGDRDVARDILGGLCQIGVGNSYYVGLMRSGKGGAEQKTWGEEVAVVLPTFTGGGTHVNASGAALAKHAPNAAEAEKLLEYLLSPEGQKIYAEQNFEYPVRADAAVDPIIAALGKLTPDTLPLAEIAKHRKAASLLVDKVGFDR is encoded by the coding sequence TTGACGAAGGTCTGGTACCGTCTGACCGCGATTGTTCTGGCAACCGGCGCACTTTCCGCACACGGTATTGCTGCCGAGGTCAATGTCTACACGACGCGCGAGCCGGGCCTGTTCGCCCCGCTCGCCGCCGATTTCACCGCCCGAACCGGCATCAAGGTCAACACGGTGTTCGTCAAGGACGGCCTCGCCGAGCGCGTCGCCGCCGAGGGTGCCGGCTCGCCGGCTGACCTGCTGATGACCGTCGACATCGGCAACCTCGTCGAGCTGGTCGACAAGGGCGTCACCCGACCGGTGACCTCGCCTGCGCTCGCCGCGGCGGTTCCCGCCCATCTGCGCGCGGCGGACGGCGCGTGGTACGCGCTGTCGCTGCGCGCCCGCCTGGTGTGGGCGGACAAATCGCTCGGGCTGACGAGCGTCAGTTACGACGATCTCGCCGATCCCAAGTGGAAGGGCAAGGTGTGCATCCGCTCCGGCCAGCACCCCTACAACGTCGCCCTGGTGGCGGCGATGATCGCCCATGTCGGCGAGGCCAAGACCGAAGAATGGCTGACCGGGCTCAAGGCCAACCTCGCCAAGAAGCCGGGCGGCGGCGACCGCGACGTCGCCCGCGACATCCTCGGCGGGCTGTGCCAGATCGGCGTCGGCAACTCCTACTATGTCGGCCTGATGCGCTCGGGCAAGGGTGGCGCCGAGCAGAAGACGTGGGGCGAGGAGGTCGCCGTGGTGCTGCCGACGTTTACCGGCGGCGGCACGCACGTGAACGCCTCGGGCGCCGCGCTCGCCAAGCACGCGCCCAACGCCGCCGAAGCCGAGAAGCTGCTTGAGTACCTGCTGTCGCCCGAGGGCCAGAAGATCTACGCCGAGCAAAACTTCGAATACCCGGTGCGCGCCGACGCCGCGGTCGACCCGATCATCGCCGCGCTCGGAAAGCTCACGCCCGACACCCTGCCGCTCGCCGAGATCGCCAAGCATCGCAAGGCGGCGAGCCTTCTCGTCGACAAGGTCGGCTTCGACCGTTGA
- a CDS encoding molybdenum cofactor biosynthesis protein MoaE produces MIAPKITVRIQTAPFDAAAEAEAIVAGRADVGAVVTFTGFVRLDDGLIALTLECYAEMAEAEIARLVEDAQARWPLQGVTVIHRFGRLTPGEAIVVVITAAAHRRAAFAAAEFLMDHLKARAPFWKQEERATGSRWVEARTADDAALARWEAGHGSG; encoded by the coding sequence ATGATTGCACCGAAAATCACCGTCCGCATCCAGACCGCACCGTTCGACGCTGCCGCCGAGGCCGAAGCGATTGTCGCCGGCCGCGCCGACGTCGGCGCGGTGGTGACCTTCACCGGCTTCGTCCGCCTCGATGACGGCCTCATTGCGTTGACGCTGGAATGCTACGCCGAGATGGCGGAGGCCGAGATCGCACGACTGGTCGAGGACGCCCAGGCACGCTGGCCGCTGCAGGGCGTCACGGTGATCCACCGCTTCGGCCGCCTGACGCCGGGCGAGGCGATCGTTGTGGTGATCACCGCCGCTGCCCACCGTCGGGCAGCGTTCGCCGCCGCCGAATTCCTGATGGATCATCTCAAGGCTCGCGCCCCGTTCTGGAAACAGGAGGAGCGGGCGACCGGCTCCCGCTGGGTCGAGGCCAGGACCGCCGACGATGCCGCGCTGGCGCGGTGGGAAGCCGGCCACGGGTCCGGTTAG
- a CDS encoding ATP-binding protein: MAGLGRAGAALKRGWNRLAVLIKAQMPKGLYARSLLIIVTPMVLLQAVVAFVFMERHWQTVTYRLSASVTQDIATLIEVYRTYPQDKDAATLRRIAMERQGLTLDFRHGEQLPSAGPKPFFSLLDSALSREIRRQIGKPFWIDTVGNSSLVEIRIQLEPGLILQVFARRSQAYASNSHIFLVWMVGTSLVLVGVAVAFLRNQIRPIQALADAAESFGKGRDVEGFRPRGAREVRRASHAFLEMKRRIERQMDQRTTMLAGVSHDLRTILTRFKLELALLDDSAEIDAMKKDVDEMSRMLEDYLAFARGDTGEQAAPTDMELLLEELRDEVERTGDTANVVFNGPPSVTVRPDAFKRLLHNLVANASRFADTVEITATRDARWFTVTVDDDGPGIPPEMRDEVFRPFLRLDDARNQNQGGSGLGLAIARDVARSHGGDITLSDSPLGGLRATVRVPV; encoded by the coding sequence ATGGCCGGGCTCGGGCGCGCCGGCGCCGCGCTGAAGCGCGGCTGGAACCGGCTCGCCGTGCTGATCAAGGCCCAGATGCCGAAGGGGCTCTACGCCCGCTCGCTGCTCATCATCGTCACGCCGATGGTGCTGCTGCAGGCGGTGGTGGCGTTCGTGTTCATGGAGCGCCACTGGCAGACTGTGACCTACCGGCTGTCGGCTTCGGTCACCCAGGACATCGCCACCCTGATCGAGGTCTACCGCACCTATCCGCAGGACAAGGACGCCGCCACGCTGCGCCGCATCGCCATGGAGCGCCAAGGCCTCACCCTCGACTTCCGCCATGGCGAACAGCTGCCCTCGGCCGGCCCCAAGCCGTTCTTCTCGCTGCTCGACTCGGCGCTGTCGCGCGAAATCCGCCGCCAGATCGGCAAGCCGTTCTGGATCGACACCGTCGGCAACTCCTCGCTGGTCGAGATCCGCATCCAGCTCGAGCCCGGCCTGATTCTGCAGGTGTTCGCCCGCCGCAGCCAGGCCTATGCCTCCAACTCCCACATCTTCCTGGTGTGGATGGTCGGCACCTCACTGGTGCTGGTCGGGGTGGCGGTGGCGTTCCTGCGCAACCAGATCCGCCCGATCCAGGCGTTGGCGGATGCCGCCGAGAGCTTCGGCAAGGGCCGCGACGTCGAGGGCTTCCGGCCGCGCGGCGCCCGCGAGGTCCGGCGGGCCTCGCACGCCTTTCTGGAGATGAAGCGGCGCATCGAGCGCCAGATGGACCAGCGCACCACCATGCTGGCCGGGGTGTCGCACGATCTGCGCACCATCCTGACCCGGTTCAAGCTGGAGCTCGCGCTGCTCGACGACAGCGCCGAGATCGACGCCATGAAGAAGGACGTCGACGAGATGAGCCGCATGCTGGAGGACTATCTCGCCTTCGCCCGCGGCGACACCGGTGAGCAGGCGGCGCCGACCGACATGGAACTGCTGCTGGAGGAGCTGCGCGACGAGGTCGAGCGCACCGGCGACACCGCCAATGTGGTGTTCAACGGCCCGCCGAGCGTGACGGTGCGGCCGGACGCCTTCAAGCGCCTGCTGCACAATCTGGTCGCCAACGCCTCGCGCTTTGCCGACACCGTCGAGATCACCGCCACCCGCGATGCGCGCTGGTTCACCGTGACCGTCGACGACGACGGTCCCGGCATTCCGCCGGAGATGCGCGACGAGGTGTTCCGGCCGTTCCTGCGGCTCGACGACGCCCGCAACCAGAACCAGGGCGGCTCGGGGCTCGGCCTCGCCATCGCCCGCGACGTCGCCCGCAGCCACGGCGGCGACATCACCCTGTCGGATTCCCCGCTCGGCGGCCTGCGCGCCACGGTGCGGGTGCCGGTGTAG
- a CDS encoding branched-chain amino acid aminotransferase, translating to MALMPYDDRDGFIWFDGKLVPWRDAKIHVLTHALHYGSGVFEGERAYNGVVFKSAEHSQRLKDSANILDFEVPWTVEQIDAAKLAVMAANGHTDCYVRPVAWRGSEEMGVGAHANTIHLAIASWVWPSYFDPELRKKGIRLDIADYRRPDPQTAPSTAKAAGLYMICTISKHRAAAKGFTDAMMLDWQGRVAECTGANIFFVKDGVIHTPTADCFLNGITRQTVIELAKRRGVEVAERRILPEELTGFTECFVTGTAAEVTPVGEIGPYRFTPAQLTAALIEDYAAEVQPKKLAA from the coding sequence ATGGCCCTGATGCCGTACGACGACCGTGACGGATTCATCTGGTTCGACGGCAAGCTGGTGCCGTGGCGCGACGCCAAGATTCACGTCTTGACCCACGCCCTGCATTACGGATCCGGCGTGTTCGAGGGCGAGCGCGCCTATAACGGCGTGGTGTTCAAGTCCGCCGAACATTCGCAGCGGCTGAAGGACTCCGCCAACATCCTCGACTTCGAGGTGCCCTGGACGGTCGAGCAGATCGACGCCGCCAAGCTCGCGGTGATGGCGGCGAACGGCCACACCGACTGCTACGTGCGGCCGGTGGCCTGGCGCGGCTCGGAGGAGATGGGCGTCGGCGCCCACGCCAACACCATTCATCTGGCAATCGCGAGCTGGGTGTGGCCGAGCTACTTCGACCCCGAGCTGCGCAAGAAGGGCATCCGGCTCGACATCGCTGACTACCGCCGCCCCGACCCGCAGACCGCACCCTCGACCGCCAAGGCGGCCGGGCTCTACATGATCTGCACCATCTCCAAGCATCGCGCCGCGGCGAAGGGCTTTACCGACGCCATGATGCTGGACTGGCAGGGCCGCGTCGCCGAGTGCACCGGCGCCAACATCTTCTTCGTCAAGGACGGCGTGATCCACACCCCGACCGCCGACTGCTTCCTCAACGGCATCACGCGGCAGACGGTGATCGAGCTGGCCAAGCGGCGCGGCGTCGAGGTGGCCGAGCGCCGCATCCTGCCGGAGGAGCTGACCGGGTTTACCGAGTGCTTTGTCACCGGCACCGCCGCCGAGGTGACGCCGGTCGGCGAGATCGGCCCCTACCGCTTCACGCCCGCGCAGCTTACCGCCGCGCTGATCGAGGATTACGCCGCCGAGGTTCAACCGAAGAAGCTGGCGGCGTAA